One Bacteroidota bacterium genomic window, GAACTCCTTGGAACTGATGGCAGTAACAGACCCCGTGGCGTCGTCTTTCTTCTGAACACCATATCCGATCACCACCAGCTCATCCAAAGTAGTAGTTTCCTGTTGCAGATAAACATCAGCGGTAGTATTGGGTTGAACCAAAATCTGCCTGGTTTTGTAACCAATGAATGATACTTCCAGGGTTGCATCAGGACCAACCATGATGCTGAATTTTCCGCTGGCATCCGAAAGAGTTCCTCGCGTTGTGCCCTGCACAACAACCGATGCCCCGGGAAGTGTGGTTCCGTCATCGGCATCATACACGGTCCCTCTGACCATGCCTTCCTGCGCAAAACCTGCCGTAACTAGCAACATCAAAGGCAGGAAAAGCACCCAAAATAAGGTAAATCGTTTTGTCATAAAACCAATTTTTAGGTTAGTTAATACTTGTGCTGGATTAACCCAAAGTTATAAATTTTTTAATAAAAACATAATATTAGTTACCTAATTTTTACAACATTCTGAATAATCAGGGGCATCAACACCCAAACAGGCTTATTTACAATATTTTCCAATATCTTTGATTTAACCAAACCGGTATCCTGAATTACTATTTTAGTTGGTTTATGTTTTGTATATTTACACCTGATGGCTCCATCTCTCATTTAATAACCGTAATCTCATCAAAATGAAAAAACAAATTCTATCCGTCATCCTTTTCATTTCGATCAGCTTTCTGATCCATGGCCAAAGTTTCAAATGGCTGAATGGCAATGGTAGCAATGGCTCCGACTGGGGATACTCAGTGGCTGTGCATCCCCAGGGTTTCAGCTTTATAAGCGGATGGTTCTCCGACACCATTCAATTTGGTTCTGAGTTACTTATAAGCCAGGGTGAAACGGATATTTTTATAGCTCATTATGATTCTTCGGGGAATTTTATGTGGGTGAAGCATCTATATGGCCCCGGGACAGGAACCGGAGCCGGTCTGTGCACAGATGAACAGGGAAATGTTTTTGTAACAGGCTGGTTTACCGAATCCATGCATGTAGGAAGTGCAGTAATTGAATCCGAAGGCAGCTCTGATATTTTTACAGCCATGTATTCACATGCAGGAAACTTTGAATGGGTTAAAAGGGCCGGAGGGGAAAGCGATGATTATGGAAACCGCATTTGTTTAAATATTGAGGGCGATGTGATTGTCGCCGGAAGCTTCAGGGCAACGGCTGAGTTCAGTGGGACAAGTAAAACCAGTTGGGGTAACCGTGATATCTTCATTGCCAATTATTCACATGACGGTAATTTCCATTGGGTCAGACAGGCTGGGGGCACCGGAGAGGACCGCGCCTACGGCATTGCATCCGATCGTGAAGGACATATTGCCGTTACAGGATTTTTCACAGGTCATGCAGAATTTGGTTCTCATAATATCGTAAGTTCAGGGATCATCAGTACTTATGTTGCCTGGTGCAATCCGGCCGGAGAGTTCCTCTGGGTTAAAGCTGCCGGAGGTGGTGCCAACGATTTCGCCAGAGGCTTTGGAATCGGTATTGATCATGATATGAATATATACAACACGGGGTTCTTTTCAGGAAACCTGAACTTTACGGACCAGGATAAGCTCTCTGCAACCGGTGGTCCTTATGATTTCGACATCTACCTGTCGAAATATAATCATGAAGGCAATCTTCTCTGGATAGTGAATGAAGGAGGAAACGACCTTGACCAGGGCCTCGATCTGAGTGTAGATTCAATGGGTAATGTTTATACTACAGGATTCTTTCATCACAATGCAGAGTTCTCAGGAATGCAGGTCAGTAGTCATGGCATGGCCGATACGTATATAGGCAAATACAATTCCGAAGGACACTTACAATACATTCTCAGCGGAGGCAGCGATTTGAATGATTATGGATTTTCCATCGGGAATGATGATCACGGCAATGCCATTATAGCCGGAGCATACACGGGTTATTGTGATTTTGGAAGCCTGGCTGTACCCGGGTATGGCAATACAGATATCTTCCTGTTGAAAACCGGTCCGTCATATTCCTTTATCGATTCCAAATCCGGATTGGAGTGTATGAATGTTTTCCCAAATCCATGCACTGACTATGCACAAGTCGCTTTTACTGCGGAAAATCCCGGCCGGTACCTATTCCAGCTTAGCAATACTGCCGGAAAAGTGATTTTTGAAAAATCTCTATATTGTGTCAATCCTGGTGATTTTCTATTCAGGATCCCAACCGGAAATTATCCTGCAGGTCTGTATTACTGCCGGGTGCAGGGAAATGAAACGATATGGACAAGAGAACTGATCGTTGAACAATAAATCAGTAACTTATTTTAACTCCAGGACTAGCGGAAATCCTGGTGTAAGAATAATACTCTCCTCCAGATGATACTCTTTTCCTGAAATAACATCATAACCCCGGCTGACATCCTCCAACATCTCGCTGAATCGTTCAAGCGACAGGACTCTCTCCTTATCGCTTTTGTGCAAAATGGTCATAACCTTACCGTCATCACTGTAACGAAAAAAGACATATACACCGT contains:
- a CDS encoding T9SS type A sorting domain-containing protein yields the protein MKKQILSVILFISISFLIHGQSFKWLNGNGSNGSDWGYSVAVHPQGFSFISGWFSDTIQFGSELLISQGETDIFIAHYDSSGNFMWVKHLYGPGTGTGAGLCTDEQGNVFVTGWFTESMHVGSAVIESEGSSDIFTAMYSHAGNFEWVKRAGGESDDYGNRICLNIEGDVIVAGSFRATAEFSGTSKTSWGNRDIFIANYSHDGNFHWVRQAGGTGEDRAYGIASDREGHIAVTGFFTGHAEFGSHNIVSSGIISTYVAWCNPAGEFLWVKAAGGGANDFARGFGIGIDHDMNIYNTGFFSGNLNFTDQDKLSATGGPYDFDIYLSKYNHEGNLLWIVNEGGNDLDQGLDLSVDSMGNVYTTGFFHHNAEFSGMQVSSHGMADTYIGKYNSEGHLQYILSGGSDLNDYGFSIGNDDHGNAIIAGAYTGYCDFGSLAVPGYGNTDIFLLKTGPSYSFIDSKSGLECMNVFPNPCTDYAQVAFTAENPGRYLFQLSNTAGKVIFEKSLYCVNPGDFLFRIPTGNYPAGLYYCRVQGNETIWTRELIVEQ